From Zingiber officinale cultivar Zhangliang chromosome 5B, Zo_v1.1, whole genome shotgun sequence, the proteins below share one genomic window:
- the LOC121984405 gene encoding 15-cis-phytoene desaturase, chloroplastic/chromoplastic-like encodes MSFLLSPLPCSSFSPTKPPYASPLQALSSSTTPSSSSSSSAAAVIVGAGLSGLAAAIHLASTSVPFLLLEASDGVGGRVRTDSLDGFLLDRGFQIFLTAYPEARRLLHYPSLRLCPFYPGALVFHAGSLHRVADPFRRPIDGIASLVNPIGSLPDKLRIGLTRLVAASRTDDQLLSAPETTISTRLSASGFSPSIVERFLRPFLAGIFFDADLATSSRLFDFVLKCLALGENALPSNGIADIPIQLAARLPQGSLRLRSRVASVDPGGAAVTLEGGEVVPADLGIIVAVDQPEAQRLVPQFLAPKSNKSRSTVCIYFSADRSAIEEPILVLNGSGKGIVNNMFFASNVAPSYAPEGKSLISVSLVGSFPERSDEELAAEVVRELGGWFGAEEVGRWSHLRTYRIGFAQPDQTPPTNLAGRDPRLGPGLYICGDHWSSATFDGALVSGRRAAEALLNDRELVQV; translated from the coding sequence ATGTCTTTTCTCCTCTCTCcgcttccttgctcttctttctcGCCGACTAAGCCTCCCTATGCATCGCCCCTTCAAGCTCTCTCCTCGTCCACCacgccctcttcctcctcctcttcctccgccGCCGCCGTCATTGTCGGCGCAGGATTATCCGGCCTAGCCGCCGCTATCCACCTCGCCTCCACCTCCGTTCCATTCCTTCTACTCGAGGCCTCCGACGGCGTCGGCGGTCGCGTTCGCACCGATTCCCTCGACGGCTTTCTCCTTGATCGCGGTTTTCAGATTTTTCTCACCGCCTACCCCGAGGCTCGCCGCCTCCTCCACTACCCTTCACTCCGCCTGTGCCCCTTCTATCCTGGCGCCCTCGTCTTCCATGCCGGATCCCTCCACCGCGTCGCTGATCCCTTCCGCCGCCCCATCGACGGCATTGCGTCCCTCGTCAACCCCATCGGATCCCTCCCCGACAAGCTCCGGATCGGACTCACCCGCCTCGTTGCCGCCTCCCGTACCGACGACCAACTCCTCTCCGCTCCGGAGACTACCATCTCCACGCGCCTCTCCGCCTCCGGATTCTCCCCTTCCATCGTCGAGCGCTTCCTCCGCCCCTTCCTCGCCGGCATCTTTTTTGACGCCGACCTCGCCACGAGTTCCCGCCTCTTCGACTTTGTCTTAAAGTGTCTCGCTCTCGGAGAGAACGCCCTGCCGTCTAACGGCATCGCTGACATTCCTATTCAGCTCGCAGCGCGTCTTCCCCAGGGATCTCTCCGCCTCCGCTCGCGGGTAGCGTCGGTGGACCCAGGCGGCGCAGCCGTTACGCTCGAAGGCGGCGAAGTGGTTCCCGCCGACCTAGGGATCATCGTGGCCGTCGACCAGCCGGAAGCGCAGAGACTGGTGCCTCAGTTTCTGGCGCCTAAGAGCAATAAGAGCCGCAGCACGGTGTGTATCTATTTTTCTGCCGACCGGTCGGCAATCGAGGAACCGATCCTGGTCCTGAACGGTTCCGGCAAGGGCATCGTGAACAACATGTTTTTCGCCAGTAACGTGGCGCCGTCGTATGCACCGGAGGGTAAGTCGCTGATCTCTGTCTCTTTGGTGGGATCCTTTCCGGAGCGGTCGGACGAGGAGCTGGCAGCGGAGGTAGTTCGCGAGCTCGGCGGGTGGTTCGGAGCTGAAGAGGTTGGACGATGGAGTCACCTGCGCACTTACCGGATCGGGTTCGCTCAGCCGGACCAGACACCGCCGACGAACTTGGCAGGTCGAGATCCGAGGTTGGGACCGGGACTGTACATCTGTGGCGACCACTGGAGCTCTGCCACCTTTGACGGGGCCTTGGTCTCCGGGCGTAGGGCTGCCGAGGCGCTGCTCAACGACCGCGAATTGGTGCAGGTGTGA